One window of the Janthinobacterium sp. PAMC25594 genome contains the following:
- a CDS encoding dihydrodipicolinate synthase family protein, which translates to MSALKLHGIIPPVVTPLDPQGKIDERSLRRVIRHLIDGGVHGLFLMGSTSEVIFLNGAQRAEAIRIAVDETAGAVPLVAGVIDPTTERCIEHAKVAKELGVQGLVVTAPFYTRTSPAETIDHFRYIQQAVDLPIIAYDIPVCVHSKLSRETLRAMYDEGLICAVKDSSGDDGNMRMLMRDFADAPDFAILTGSETTVDYALLGGAHGCVPGLGNVDPAGYVRLYERARAGDWEGARAEQERLIALFDIVFHGVPYTSPNASGVGGFKTAMQLMGIIDNRLMSKPNRLLPDAAVERVRAIVAAAGLL; encoded by the coding sequence ATGTCAGCATTGAAATTACACGGCATCATCCCTCCCGTCGTCACGCCGCTGGACCCGCAGGGCAAGATCGACGAACGCTCGCTGCGGCGCGTGATCCGCCACCTGATCGATGGCGGCGTGCACGGCTTGTTCCTGATGGGTTCGACCAGCGAAGTGATTTTCCTCAATGGCGCCCAGCGCGCCGAAGCCATCCGCATCGCCGTCGACGAGACGGCCGGCGCCGTGCCGCTGGTGGCCGGCGTGATCGACCCGACCACCGAGCGCTGCATCGAACACGCGAAGGTGGCCAAGGAACTGGGCGTGCAAGGCCTGGTGGTGACGGCGCCGTTCTACACGCGCACCAGCCCCGCCGAAACCATCGACCATTTCCGCTACATCCAGCAAGCCGTCGACCTGCCCATCATCGCCTACGACATTCCCGTCTGCGTGCACAGCAAGTTGAGCCGTGAAACCCTGCGCGCCATGTACGACGAAGGCCTGATCTGCGCCGTCAAGGACAGCAGCGGCGACGACGGCAACATGCGCATGCTGATGCGCGACTTCGCCGATGCCCCGGATTTCGCCATCCTGACGGGTTCCGAAACGACGGTCGACTACGCCTTGCTGGGCGGCGCCCACGGCTGCGTGCCTGGCCTGGGCAACGTCGATCCGGCCGGCTACGTGCGCCTGTACGAGCGGGCCCGCGCCGGCGACTGGGAAGGCGCGCGCGCCGAACAGGAACGCCTGATCGCCCTGTTCGACATCGTCTTCCACGGCGTGCCCTACACCAGCCCGAACGCCTCGGGCGTGGGCGGATTCAAGACGGCCATGCAGCTGATGGGCATCATCGACAACCGTTTGATGAGCAAGCCGAACCGCTTGCTGCCGGACGCCGCCGTCGAGCGCGTGCGCGCCATCGTCGCGGCCGCCGGTCTGCTCTGA
- a CDS encoding GFA family protein, protein MKKTYHGSCHCGAVRFAAEIDLAAPSLRCNCSYCLKIRCWASQVPPSAFRLLSGEGALSEYRFGAGRERHYFCRHCGVRPFGHGDSPRGGPFVGIGVNCLDDASVAELAQVPVTFVDGWHGEWHAPPHETRHL, encoded by the coding sequence ATGAAAAAAACCTACCATGGCAGTTGCCACTGCGGCGCCGTGCGCTTCGCGGCCGAGATCGACCTGGCGGCGCCCAGCCTGCGCTGCAATTGTTCCTATTGCCTGAAAATCCGCTGCTGGGCCAGCCAGGTGCCGCCCTCAGCCTTCCGCCTGCTGTCCGGCGAAGGGGCCTTGAGCGAATACCGCTTCGGCGCCGGCCGCGAGCGCCATTATTTTTGCCGCCATTGCGGCGTGCGGCCGTTTGGCCATGGCGATTCACCGCGCGGCGGCCCGTTTGTCGGCATCGGCGTGAACTGCCTCGACGATGCCTCTGTGGCCGAACTGGCCCAGGTGCCCGTCACCTTTGTCGATGGCTGGCATGGCGAGTGGCACGCGCCGCCGCACGAAACGCGGCATCTGTAA
- a CDS encoding ABC transporter permease → MTQAPLPPSRWKQFRSSKIAFAGLCLFVLIAVLCAASGLLFSYDPNAIDLGAALQAPSRQHWLGTDQTGRDMLARTLAAGRISLAVGVSSVALALVIGTFLGAIAGYFGGWIDNLTMRFVDMVMTFPPVIVLMTLAAVLGSGTGKTVIVIGLLSWPLACRLVRARIMSIREMEFVAAARTLGAGHTYLIFKHCLPNTIDVLAVFASLGFVSAIMAEAGLSFLGLGVQLPDASWGSLISIAREASVLKQYPWIWLPSGVLIVVTALAANFIGDGLRQAFDPKHSKE, encoded by the coding sequence ATGACGCAAGCTCCCCTCCCGCCCTCGCGCTGGAAGCAATTTCGCTCCAGCAAGATAGCCTTCGCCGGCCTGTGCCTGTTCGTGCTGATCGCCGTGCTGTGCGCCGCCTCCGGCCTGCTGTTTTCCTATGACCCGAACGCCATCGACCTGGGCGCCGCGCTGCAGGCGCCGTCGCGCCAGCACTGGCTGGGCACGGACCAGACGGGCCGCGACATGCTGGCCCGCACCCTGGCGGCCGGGCGCATCTCGCTGGCCGTGGGGGTGTCCAGCGTCGCTCTGGCCCTCGTCATCGGCACCTTCCTGGGCGCCATCGCCGGCTACTTCGGCGGCTGGATCGACAATCTCACCATGCGCTTCGTCGACATGGTGATGACCTTCCCGCCCGTCATCGTGCTGATGACCCTGGCCGCCGTGCTCGGTTCAGGCACGGGCAAGACGGTGATCGTCATCGGCTTGCTGTCCTGGCCGCTGGCCTGCCGCCTGGTGCGGGCCCGCATCATGAGCATCCGCGAAATGGAATTCGTCGCCGCCGCGCGCACCTTGGGCGCCGGCCACACCTACCTGATTTTCAAGCACTGCCTGCCCAACACGATCGATGTGCTGGCGGTGTTCGCTTCCCTTGGTTTCGTCTCGGCCATCATGGCCGAAGCGGGACTGAGTTTTCTCGGTCTGGGCGTGCAATTGCCGGACGCCAGCTGGGGCAGCCTGATCAGTATTGCGCGGGAGGCTTCCGTTCTCAAGCAATACCCGTGGATCTGGCTCCCCTCTGGCGTGCTGATCGTTGTTACCGCCCTGGCCGCCAACTTTATCGGCGATGGCTTGCGCCAGGCCTTTGACCCTAAACATAGCAAGGAATAA
- a CDS encoding DUF3297 family protein has translation MNDTTTLPPLPDRLSIDPSSPYHVAAVFENDVGIRFNDKERLDVEEYCISERWIKVASTKSLDRRGRPLQIKLNGKVEAFYR, from the coding sequence ATGAACGATACCACCACCTTACCCCCATTGCCCGATCGCCTGTCGATCGACCCTAGCAGCCCTTACCACGTTGCAGCCGTGTTCGAGAACGACGTCGGCATCCGCTTCAACGACAAGGAACGTCTTGACGTGGAAGAATATTGCATCAGCGAACGCTGGATCAAGGTCGCTTCCACCAAGTCGCTGGACCGCCGCGGCCGTCCTTTGCAAATCAAATTGAATGGCAAGGTCGAAGCGTTCTACCGCTAA
- a CDS encoding ABC transporter substrate-binding protein — MFASRPSVKYLLPAAFAVFTCLSGAAQAADQVFVGAFDVGPSGNAQKFNPLTAAAGFSFYNKYFSTLTLYDVSLQKISGDLADSWTYAKDGKTLTLKLRKDVKWHDGKPFTSADVKFTLDLIRSPELASVFAPRLADVSAVKVPDASTVIIELARPDVTLPDAFTSIMIVPRHLLMSVPITELRNAAWWKTPVGTGPFKWSKYLPDQYVELTANADYYRGKPKLDKLINRYFKDASAAALALASNEIQFTYLTMDQVKENQASKAFNVISGPSHVLNYLGVNHSDPRFQDLRVRQAILYAIDRPAIVKSIYNNSATIANCALTLPKFQPAKLDKYETNVAKAKTLLAAANWEQLSKGQPVELLTYYNDQVSKDVIASLQSMLAQVGVNIKPRFVDSPTYGQLVDANRFGLVFAGGGVGPDPGALTPMLHSSYAPPKGVNRMRVKLPQLDALLDAGQLETDDAKRTALYRDACGITNAQLPWIPLWSANRYGGFAKNVENMIWTPAPAGGRYQDKPELWQLR; from the coding sequence ATGTTTGCGTCCCGTCCTTCCGTCAAGTATCTGCTCCCCGCGGCCTTCGCCGTTTTCACCTGCCTGTCGGGAGCCGCGCAGGCTGCCGACCAGGTCTTCGTCGGCGCCTTCGACGTGGGTCCGTCCGGCAATGCGCAGAAATTCAATCCGTTGACGGCGGCCGCAGGCTTCAGCTTCTATAACAAGTATTTCTCCACCCTGACCCTGTACGACGTCAGCCTGCAAAAGATCTCGGGCGACCTGGCCGACAGTTGGACGTATGCCAAGGATGGCAAGACCCTGACCCTGAAACTGCGCAAGGACGTCAAGTGGCACGACGGCAAGCCGTTCACCTCGGCCGACGTCAAATTCACCCTCGACCTGATCCGCAGCCCCGAGCTGGCCAGCGTGTTCGCACCGCGCCTGGCCGACGTCAGCGCCGTCAAGGTGCCGGACGCGAGCACCGTGATCATCGAGCTGGCGCGCCCCGACGTGACCTTGCCCGACGCCTTTACCAGCATCATGATCGTGCCCCGGCATCTGTTGATGAGCGTGCCGATCACGGAATTGCGCAATGCCGCCTGGTGGAAAACACCCGTGGGCACGGGACCGTTCAAATGGAGCAAATACCTGCCCGACCAGTACGTGGAACTGACGGCGAATGCCGATTACTACCGCGGCAAGCCGAAGCTGGACAAGCTGATCAACCGCTATTTCAAGGATGCCAGCGCGGCCGCCCTGGCCCTGGCCTCGAACGAAATCCAGTTTACCTACCTGACGATGGACCAGGTCAAGGAAAACCAGGCCAGCAAGGCTTTCAATGTGATTTCCGGCCCGTCCCACGTGCTCAACTACCTGGGCGTGAACCACAGCGACCCGCGCTTCCAGGACCTGCGCGTGCGCCAGGCCATCCTGTACGCCATCGACAGGCCCGCCATCGTCAAGAGCATCTACAACAACAGCGCCACTATCGCCAACTGCGCGCTGACCCTGCCGAAATTCCAGCCGGCCAAGCTGGACAAATATGAAACGAATGTCGCCAAGGCGAAAACCCTGCTGGCGGCCGCCAACTGGGAGCAGCTGAGCAAGGGCCAGCCCGTGGAACTGCTCACCTACTACAACGACCAGGTATCGAAGGATGTCATCGCCAGCCTGCAATCGATGCTGGCGCAAGTGGGCGTCAACATCAAGCCGCGCTTCGTCGACAGCCCGACTTACGGCCAGCTGGTCGATGCCAACCGCTTCGGCCTGGTCTTCGCTGGCGGCGGCGTGGGCCCCGACCCCGGCGCGCTGACGCCGATGCTGCACTCGTCGTACGCGCCGCCGAAGGGCGTGAACCGCATGCGCGTCAAGCTGCCGCAGCTCGATGCCCTGCTCGACGCGGGCCAGCTGGAAACGGACGACGCCAAGCGCACGGCCCTGTACCGCGACGCCTGCGGCATCACGAATGCACAGCTGCCCTGGATCCCCCTGTGGAGCGCCAACCGCTACGGCGGCTTCGCCAAGAATGTCGAGAACATGATCTGGACCCCGGCCCCGGCCGGCGGACGCTACCAGGACAAGCCGGAGCTGTGGCAGCTGCGCTGA
- a CDS encoding FadR/GntR family transcriptional regulator has product MVTKIPAYRHAQVKIKEFIEQNNLKANDALPPEARMAEELNMSRPSLREAVKALESLGVIESRHGEGIFVKAFSFDSILDNLPYSMVANDDQITDLLYVRTYLEIGAIPSVVKNITPQSIAVLRGLADSMLEKALRQETFPAEDRAFHAEMYSCLNNRFLLALIDLFWNVFNNMHKASMAAQLDPWAMEATARDHIAIVEMLENKDEAGLMHAYTQHFDSIFKRYPKDTA; this is encoded by the coding sequence ATGGTCACAAAGATACCGGCTTACCGCCACGCGCAAGTGAAAATCAAGGAATTCATCGAGCAGAACAACCTGAAGGCGAACGACGCCCTGCCGCCCGAAGCGCGCATGGCCGAGGAGCTCAACATGAGCCGCCCCAGCCTGCGCGAAGCCGTCAAGGCGCTCGAATCGCTGGGCGTGATCGAATCGCGCCACGGCGAAGGCATCTTCGTCAAGGCCTTTTCCTTCGATTCCATCCTCGACAACCTGCCCTATTCCATGGTCGCCAATGACGACCAGATCACGGACTTGCTGTACGTGCGCACCTACCTGGAAATCGGCGCGATTCCCTCGGTGGTGAAAAACATCACGCCGCAAAGCATCGCCGTGCTGCGCGGACTGGCCGACAGCATGCTGGAAAAGGCGCTGCGGCAGGAAACCTTCCCCGCCGAGGACCGTGCCTTCCATGCGGAAATGTATTCGTGCCTGAACAACCGATTCCTGCTGGCCCTGATCGACCTGTTCTGGAACGTCTTCAACAATATGCACAAGGCGTCCATGGCCGCCCAGCTCGATCCCTGGGCCATGGAAGCGACGGCGCGCGACCATATCGCCATCGTCGAAATGCTGGAAAACAAGGATGAGGCTGGTCTGATGCACGCCTATACCCAGCATTTCGATTCCATCTTCAAGCGTTACCCGAAAGACACCGCCTAG
- a CDS encoding ABC transporter ATP-binding protein, translating into MKPPSHETGTEILSFEHVGVAFHSRAGFLGKRQSVKAVQDVSFGLRRGEVLGIVGESGSGKSTLAKLAMQLLRQDSGQIRYEGQPLSSYRGEALRRLRGEVQMVFQDPNASLNPRLTIEQCLREPFILHRRGSKEEQLAEITRLLDVVGLPVTALRRYPHELSGGQKQRVVIARALALKPKVLIADEAVAALDASVKAQIINLLLDLQQQFGLSIIFISHDLPMVQAMCDRVLVLYLGRLMEAAPRSAIATGGAHPYTRALWKSSPAADPGCRMAPEDVLGGEIPSPLAPPPGCVFHTRCPQAQPACRQQVPPLRSIEPNHDAACLLLAPSPSTLERTTP; encoded by the coding sequence ATGAAGCCGCCATCGCATGAAACAGGCACCGAAATTCTGTCCTTCGAGCACGTGGGCGTGGCCTTCCACAGCCGCGCGGGATTCCTGGGCAAGCGCCAGTCCGTGAAAGCCGTGCAGGACGTGAGCTTCGGCCTGCGCCGCGGTGAAGTGCTGGGCATCGTGGGCGAGTCGGGCAGCGGCAAGTCGACCCTGGCGAAGCTGGCGATGCAGCTGCTGCGCCAGGACAGCGGACAGATCCGCTACGAAGGCCAGCCGCTGTCCAGCTACCGGGGCGAGGCCCTGCGCCGGCTGCGCGGCGAAGTGCAGATGGTGTTCCAGGACCCGAACGCCAGCCTGAACCCCCGCCTGACCATCGAACAGTGCCTGCGCGAACCATTTATTTTGCACCGGCGCGGCAGCAAGGAAGAGCAGCTGGCCGAGATCACCCGCCTGCTGGACGTGGTGGGCTTGCCCGTCACGGCGCTGCGCCGCTATCCGCATGAATTGTCGGGCGGCCAGAAACAGCGCGTGGTGATTGCCCGTGCCCTGGCCCTGAAGCCGAAGGTGCTGATCGCCGATGAAGCCGTCGCCGCGCTGGACGCCTCCGTCAAGGCGCAGATCATCAATTTGCTGCTGGATTTGCAGCAACAGTTTGGCCTGTCCATCATTTTCATTTCGCACGACCTGCCCATGGTGCAAGCCATGTGCGACCGCGTGCTGGTGCTGTACCTGGGCCGCCTGATGGAAGCGGCACCGCGCTCGGCCATCGCCACGGGCGGCGCGCACCCGTACACGCGGGCCCTGTGGAAGAGCTCGCCGGCCGCCGACCCCGGCTGCCGCATGGCGCCAGAGGACGTGCTGGGCGGAGAAATCCCCAGTCCGCTGGCGCCGCCACCGGGCTGCGTCTTCCACACGCGCTGCCCGCAAGCCCAGCCGGCCTGCCGGCAACAAGTGCCGCCCCTGCGCAGCATCGAACCCAACCACGACGCCGCCTGCCTGCTGCTGGCGCCGTCCCCATCCACGCTTGAGCGAACCACCCCATGA
- a CDS encoding ABC transporter ATP-binding protein: MTDAEVLLDVQGLTTSFPTPAGVVKAVNGLSFSLRRGETLAIVGESGCGKSVTSFSLMGLLSSRATIEGQAWLTAADGSRFDVLGLAPQARQAVRGNQMGMIFQEPMTSLNPLQQVGRQIAEAMTVHGVCGRKAAQERAVELLRLVGISAPEVRARQYPHQLSGGMRQRVMIAMALACKPQVLIADEPTTALDVTIQAQILRLLKQLQQEVGMGVLFITHDMGVVAQVADRVAVMYGGQLMETAATADLFRQPAHPYTQGLLAAVPRPGQGGRLSGIPGQVETVYGEPAGCRFAGRCPLAQARCTSEVPALRTVAPGQQVRCHFATITTGSVHEAAIA, encoded by the coding sequence ATGACCGATGCTGAAGTATTGCTCGATGTGCAAGGGCTGACGACATCGTTCCCGACGCCCGCGGGCGTCGTCAAGGCCGTCAACGGCCTCTCGTTCTCGCTGCGGCGCGGCGAAACGCTGGCCATCGTGGGCGAATCGGGCTGTGGCAAGTCGGTCACCTCGTTTTCGCTGATGGGACTGCTGTCCAGCCGCGCCACCATCGAAGGCCAGGCCTGGCTGACGGCGGCCGACGGCAGCCGCTTCGACGTGCTGGGCCTGGCGCCGCAAGCGCGCCAGGCCGTGCGCGGCAACCAGATGGGCATGATTTTCCAGGAGCCGATGACCTCGCTCAATCCCCTGCAGCAGGTGGGCAGGCAGATCGCCGAGGCCATGACGGTGCATGGCGTATGCGGCAGGAAGGCGGCACAGGAACGCGCCGTCGAGCTGCTGCGCCTGGTGGGCATTTCCGCGCCCGAGGTACGGGCGCGCCAGTATCCGCACCAGTTGTCGGGTGGCATGCGCCAGCGCGTGATGATCGCCATGGCCCTGGCCTGCAAGCCGCAGGTGCTGATCGCCGATGAACCGACGACGGCGCTCGACGTGACGATCCAGGCCCAGATCTTGCGCCTGCTCAAGCAACTGCAGCAGGAAGTGGGCATGGGCGTGCTCTTCATTACGCACGACATGGGCGTGGTGGCGCAGGTGGCGGACCGGGTCGCCGTGATGTATGGCGGGCAGCTGATGGAAACGGCGGCCACGGCCGACCTGTTCCGCCAGCCGGCCCATCCGTACACGCAGGGCTTGCTGGCCGCCGTGCCCCGTCCCGGCCAGGGCGGACGTTTGAGCGGCATTCCGGGCCAGGTGGAAACCGTGTATGGCGAACCTGCCGGCTGCCGCTTCGCGGGCCGCTGCCCCCTGGCGCAGGCGCGCTGCACCAGCGAGGTGCCCGCGCTGCGCACGGTGGCGCCGGGGCAGCAGGTGCGCTGCCATTTTGCAACTATTACAACAGGGAGCGTGCATGAAGCCGCCATCGCATGA
- a CDS encoding ABC transporter permease, translated as MFKYLVNRLLVNIPTLLAILATVFVLVNMAPGDPVDAFVPPSQALTDVQKEQLRHTLGLDRSVPVRFALWLKQTASGDLGYRYKDGARVVDEIASRVAPTLLLALSGLALGSVLGIILGVVSARRANGKLDHVLSLFAYVAISSPAFLVGIVGMYVFSLQLGWFPSGGYSNPGDESVADIAYHLALPACVLSVQFIAITMRYTRAGLLDTLNQDYIRTAIAKGVSPNRVMLRHALPNTLVPIVTVIGASFGGLIGGAVFVETVFSWPGMGMLFLDAIESRDYPLIMGIALFVSLAILAVNMLTDVVYSWIDPRITLK; from the coding sequence ATGTTCAAGTACCTCGTGAATCGCTTGCTGGTCAACATCCCTACCCTGCTGGCCATTTTGGCCACCGTCTTCGTGCTGGTCAACATGGCGCCGGGCGATCCCGTCGACGCCTTCGTGCCACCCAGCCAGGCCTTGACGGACGTGCAGAAGGAGCAACTGCGCCATACCTTGGGCCTGGACCGTTCCGTGCCCGTGCGCTTCGCGCTGTGGCTCAAGCAAACGGCCAGCGGCGACCTGGGCTACCGCTACAAGGATGGCGCCCGCGTAGTTGATGAGATCGCCAGCCGGGTGGCGCCCACCCTGCTGCTGGCCCTGTCGGGCCTGGCGCTGGGCTCCGTGCTGGGCATTATCCTCGGCGTGGTCTCGGCGCGCCGCGCAAATGGCAAGCTGGACCACGTGCTGTCGCTGTTCGCCTACGTCGCCATCAGCAGCCCCGCCTTTTTGGTCGGCATCGTCGGCATGTATGTGTTTTCGCTGCAGCTGGGCTGGTTTCCCAGCGGCGGCTACAGCAATCCGGGCGACGAGAGCGTGGCCGACATTGCGTACCACCTGGCCCTGCCGGCCTGTGTGCTGTCGGTGCAGTTCATCGCCATCACCATGCGCTATACGCGGGCCGGGCTGCTCGACACCCTGAACCAGGACTACATCCGCACGGCCATCGCCAAGGGCGTCAGCCCGAACCGCGTGATGCTGCGCCACGCGCTGCCCAATACACTGGTCCCCATCGTCACCGTGATCGGCGCCAGCTTTGGCGGCCTGATCGGCGGCGCCGTGTTCGTCGAGACGGTGTTTTCCTGGCCGGGCATGGGCATGCTGTTCCTCGACGCCATCGAAAGCCGCGACTATCCGCTGATCATGGGCATCGCCCTGTTCGTCTCGTTGGCCATTCTCGCCGTCAACATGCTGACTGATGTCGTGTATTCCTGGATCGACCCGCGCATCACCCTGAAGTAG
- a CDS encoding YjhT family mutarotase: MHMLQPAATTLTAPFDLQFDHSWPAFPVPLREAAGAAIGGMLYAGLGSAGGAWYRLDTARRKNGWRRMADFPAAAPAGAACAASGQSLYVFGGAVTPAGHSARQSDAVWRYDIQLDVWQPLDLLLPLGLLGASALAQADGSIVLFGGYHRAQFDDFCRAHAAAGEAERPQLLRAYMARPVAAFAWNRHQWRFDPRNDTLQDEGLLPFAGTCGAVAINAAGAAVVASGEIKPGLRTPLTWHARQDGGGWEQFALPEMAPGVPQEGVAAAFGGLCAGVPVLAGGTHFTGANANYAQQQLHAHAGLAKTWCRELYGFDGRRWCQLGLLPAPRAHGLSFQVGDSLLLVGGDSDVGAATLETLAITLSNCPGRDTVSYPA; the protein is encoded by the coding sequence ATGCACATGCTACAGCCAGCCGCTACAACACTGACCGCGCCGTTCGACCTGCAGTTCGACCATAGCTGGCCGGCCTTCCCCGTGCCCTTGCGCGAAGCGGCCGGCGCCGCCATCGGCGGCATGCTGTATGCGGGCCTGGGCAGCGCTGGCGGCGCCTGGTATCGCCTCGACACGGCCCGGCGCAAGAATGGCTGGCGGCGCATGGCGGACTTTCCCGCCGCCGCCCCTGCTGGCGCCGCCTGCGCGGCCAGTGGCCAGTCCCTCTACGTGTTTGGTGGCGCCGTCACTCCCGCCGGCCACAGCGCCCGCCAGTCCGACGCCGTATGGCGCTACGACATCCAGCTTGATGTCTGGCAGCCGCTGGACCTGCTACTGCCGCTGGGCTTGCTAGGCGCCTCGGCCCTGGCGCAAGCGGACGGCAGCATCGTGCTCTTCGGCGGCTACCACCGCGCCCAGTTCGACGACTTTTGCCGCGCCCATGCGGCCGCCGGCGAGGCCGAACGGCCCCAGTTGCTGCGCGCCTACATGGCCCGCCCCGTCGCCGCCTTCGCGTGGAACCGCCATCAATGGCGTTTCGACCCGCGCAACGACACATTGCAGGATGAAGGATTGCTGCCGTTTGCGGGCACCTGCGGCGCCGTCGCCATCAATGCGGCAGGCGCGGCCGTCGTCGCCAGCGGCGAAATCAAGCCGGGCCTGCGCACGCCGCTGACCTGGCATGCGCGCCAGGATGGCGGCGGCTGGGAGCAGTTCGCCTTACCGGAGATGGCGCCCGGCGTGCCGCAGGAAGGCGTGGCCGCGGCGTTCGGCGGCCTGTGCGCCGGCGTGCCCGTCCTCGCCGGCGGCACGCATTTCACGGGCGCCAACGCCAATTATGCTCAGCAGCAACTGCACGCCCATGCGGGCCTGGCCAAGACCTGGTGCCGCGAACTCTACGGCTTCGACGGGCGGCGATGGTGCCAGCTGGGCCTGCTGCCGGCGCCGCGCGCGCATGGCCTGTCCTTTCAGGTGGGCGACAGCCTGCTGCTGGTGGGCGGCGATAGCGACGTCGGCGCTGCCACCCTGGAAACCTTGGCAATAACGTTATCGAATTGTCCCGGCCGTGATACCGTGTCGTACCCTGCTTAA